A single region of the Sorghum bicolor cultivar BTx623 chromosome 9, Sorghum_bicolor_NCBIv3, whole genome shotgun sequence genome encodes:
- the LOC8068688 gene encoding cation/H(+) antiporter 20 produces MSSPVSEAEMSAVKTSSNGVWQGDDPLHFAFPLLILQALLILVLSRFLAFLLRPLRQPKVIAEIVAGILLGPSALGRNAAYLHALFPPWSTPVLESVASLGLLFFLFLVGLELDLRSVRRSGRRAFAIAAAGISLPFACGVGVAFVLRSAVPGADQAGYAPFLVFMGVALSITAFPVMARILAELKLLTTPIGETALAAAAFNDVAAWVLLALAVAISGSGSGSGSGGDHHRSPIVSLWVLLCGAAFVAAWMVVVKPAMAWVARRADAAGDGGGGEAWVAVTLAGVLASGFATDVIGIHAIFGAFVFGLTVPKEGGFAGRVTARVEDLVSELLLPLYFASSGLKTDVATIRGGEAWAMLALVIATACAGKIAGTFGVAMACGMGAREAIVLGVVMNTKGLVELIVLNIGRERKVLNEETFAILVLMALVTTFITTPTVMAIYKPARAAGRRRLHHRKLQGPDPSAPSSPSASAGAGAAMELRVLACIHGGQDVPAVINLIETIRGHTQPRRLVKLYILRMVELTERTSSILMARAARRNGLPFLRPRRAGEPHDQVDVAFDTYAQLGHVHVRAMTAVSALHTMHDDVAAVAEDKRVSLVVLPFHKRQTGGHGGGDDVENLGPEWRAVNRRILREAPCSVAVLVDRGFGGGEQVSSEQVAHGVCVVFFGGPDDREALELAGRMAEHPGVQVTVVRFVDGKDGSEEQSEVTLRPSHTKNADRSYTFSTAVVDAAKEKELDEAAVAEFRQRMGTLVQFEERVVVGNVIEEVVSIGKSREYGLVVVGKGRLPSPMVAQLAVRPAEHPELGPIGDALASSGHGVTSSVLVVQQHDMSNADEVPVSVVVDGRAQDGEFAKDMAEP; encoded by the exons ATGTCGTCGCCGGTGTCGGAGGCGGAGATGTCGGCGGTGAAGACGTCGTCGAACGGGGTATGGCAGGGGGACGACCCACTCCACTTCGCGTTCCCGCTGCTCATCCTCCAGGCGCTGCTGATCCTAGTCCTGAGCCGCTTCCTGGCCTTCCTGCTCCGCCCACTCCGCCAACCCAAGGTGATCGCCGAGATCGTGGCGGGGATCCTCCTCGGCCCCTCCGCGCTGGGCCGCAACGCCGCCTACCTCCACGCGCTGTTCCCGCCGTGGAGCACGCCGGTGCTGGAGTCCGTCGCCAGCCTCggcctcctcttcttcctcttcctcgtAGGCCTCGAGCTCGACCTCCGCTCCGTCCGCCGCAGCGGCCGCCGCGCCTTCGCCATCGCCGCGGCCGGGATCTCCCTCCCGTTCGCgtgcggcgtcggcgtcgccttCGTGCTCCGCTCCGCCGTCCCAGGCGCCGACCAGGCAGGCTACGCGCCGTTCCTCGTCTTCATGGGCGTCGCGCTCTCCATCACCGCGTTCCCCGTCATGGCGCGCATCCTCGCCGAGCTCAAGCTCCTCACCACACCCATCGGGGAGAcggcgctcgccgccgccgccttcaaCGACGTCGCCGCCTGGGTCCTCCTCGCGCTGGCCGTCGCCATCTCCGGGTCAGGTTCCGGTTCCGGTTCCGGCGGCGACCACCACCGTAGCCCGATCGTGTCGCTGTGGGTGCTGCTGTGCGGGGCGGCGTTCGTGGCGGCGTGGATGGTGGTGGTGAAGCCGGCGATGGCGTGGGTGGCGCGGCGCGCGGACGCGGCCGGAGACGGCGGCGGTGGGGAGGCGTGGGTGGCGGTGACGCTGGCGGGTGTGCTGGCGTCGGGGTTCGCGACGGACGTGATCGGGATCCACGCCATCTTCGGCGCCTTCGTGTTCGGGCTGACGGTGCCCAAGGAAGGAGGGTTCGCCGGGAGGGTGACGGCGAGGGTGGAGGACCTGGTGTcggagctgctgctgccgctctACTTCGCCTCCAGTGGGCTCAAGACGGACGTGGCCACCATCCGGGGCGGCGAGGCCTGGGCGATGCTCGCGCTCGTCATCGCCACCGCATGCGCCGGCAAGATCGCCGGCACGTTCGGGGTCGCCATGGCGTGCGGGATGGGAGCTCGGGAGGCGATCGTGCTCGGCGTCGTCATGAACACCAAGGGTCTCGTCGAGCTCATCGTGCTCAACATCGGCAGGGAGCGCAAG GTTCTGAACGAGGAGACGTTCGCCATCCTGGTGCTCATGGCGCTGGTGACCACCTTCATCACCACGCCCACGGTGATGGCCATCTACAAgcccgcgcgcgccgccggccgccggcgccTCCACCACCGCAAGCTCCAGGGCCCCGACCCTTCCGCGCCGTCCTCGCCGTCCGCCtcggccggcgccggcgccgccatgGAGCTGCGCGTGCTGGCCTGCATCCACGGCGGTCAGGACGTGCCCGCGGTGATCAACCTCATCGAGACCATCCGCGGCCACACGCAGCCGCGCCGCCTCGTCAAGCTCTACATCCTCCGCATGGTGGAGCTGACGGAGCGCACCTCCTCCATCCTCATGGCGCGCGCCGCGCGCCGGAACGGGCTGCCGTTCCTGCGCCCGCGCCGCGCGGGGGAGCCGCACGACCAGGTGGACGTGGCCTTCGACACGTACGCGCAGCTCGGCCACGTCCACGTCCGCGCCATGACCGCCGTGTCCGCGCTCCACACCATGCACGACGACGTCGCGGCAGTCGCCGAGGACAAGCGCGTCTCCCTCGTCGTCCTGCCGTTCCACAAGCGCCAGACGGGAGgacacggcggcggcgacgacgtcgAGAACCTCGGCCCCGAGTGGCGCGCCGTTAACCGCCGGATTCTCCGCGAGGCGCCCTGCTCCGTCGCCGTCCTCGTCGACCGCGgcttcggcggcggcgagcaggTCAGCTCGGAGCAGGTGGCGCACGGTGTCTGCGTCGTGTTCTTCGGCGGGCCCGACGACAGGGAGGCACTTGAGCTCGCCGGGAGGATGGCCGAGCACCCCGGCGTGCAGGTCACTGTCGTGCGGTTCGTCGACGGCAAGGACGGCAGCGAGGAGCAGTCCGAGGTCACGCTGCGCCCGTCCCACACCAAGAACGCCGACCGGAGCTACACGTTCTCCACGGCCGTCGTCGATGCCGCCAAGGAGAAG GAGCTGGAcgaggcggcggtggcggagtTCCGGCAGAGGATGGGCACCCTTGTGCAGTTCGAGGAGCGGGTGGTGGTCGGCAACGTGATCGAGGAGGTGGTGTCGATCGGGAAGAGCAGGGAGTACGGCCTGGTCGTCGTCGGCAAGGGCCGGCTGCCATCCCCGATGGTGGCGCAGCTCGCCGTCCGCCCGGCAGAGCACCCGGAGCTCGGGCCCATCGGCGACGCGCTCGCATCGTCCGGCCATGGGGTGACGTCGTCGGTGCTCGTGGTCCAGCAGCACGACATGAGCAACGCCGACGAGGTGCCGGTCTCCGTGGTGGTCGATGGCCGTGCTCAGGACGGCGAGTTCGCCAAGGACATGGCCGAGCCGTGA
- the LOC110430058 gene encoding uncharacterized protein LOC110430058: MARPTAAAALAACAAVLLLFAGQSVAILFPFGAFFPVDYVPPTVRIFISDKLSLNVAVYDHGDNTQIWWKIPPLPSLIDGEGDKYWLVNVATRQAMTSPTGNGQQVQLAEFNPFDSKGLQLWVPSPPRPQDAGFYQIQPNTDDDSALAGLFDGGDDVVHDGMEIGINSSTPVTSNNLWMTLNVIPYPS, encoded by the exons ATGGCAAGACCCACTGCAGCTGCCGCCTTAGCCGCCTGCGCCGCTGTCTTGCTCTTGTTTGCTGGACAAAGCGTAGCCATCTTGTTCCCATTCGGAGCCTTCTTTCCTGTAGATTATGTGCCACCAACAGTGAGGATATTCATCAGTGACAAGCTCTCGCTGAACGTGGCCGTCTACGACCACGGGGACAACACACAG ATATGGTGGAAGATCCCTCCTCTGCCGAGCCTTATAGACGGAGAGGGTGACAAGTACTGGCTGGTGAACGTGGCCACGAGACAGGCCATGACGAGCCCAACAGGAAACGGTCAGCAGGTGCAACTGGCAGAGTTCAACCCGTTCGATAGCAAGGGCTTGCAGCTGTGGGTGCCGAGCCCACCCCGTCCTCAAGACGCCGGCTTCTACCAGATACAACCAAACACAGACGATGATTCGGCCCTCGCCGGATTATtcgacggcggcgacgacgtCGTACACGACGGGATGGAAATCGGGATCAATTCTTCAACACCAGTAACTTCAAACAACTTGTGGATGACACTCAATGTCATCCCCTACCCGTCCT GA
- the LOC8068689 gene encoding actin-depolymerizing factor 7: MANAASGMAVDDDCKRRFLELKAKRTHRFIIYKIDEKKKMVVVEQVGEPVLNYDDFAASLPANECRYAIFDYDFVTEENCQKSKIFFIAWSPDTARVRSKMIYASSKERFKRELDGIQVELQATDSAEVGLDVIQGRAN, from the exons ATG GCGAACGCGGCGTCAGGGATGGCCGTGGACGATGACTGCAAGCGCCGGTTCCTGGAGCTCAAGGCCAAGAGGACCCACCGCTTCATCATCTACAAGATCGacgagaagaagaagatggtggtggtggagcaGGTGGGTGAGCCTGTGCTCAACTACGATGACTTCGCCGCCAGCCTCCCTGCCAACGAGTGCAGGTACGCCATCTTCGACTACGACTTCGTCACCGAGGAGAACTGCCAGAAGAGCAAGATCTTCTTCATCGCCTG GTCTCCTGACACGGCGCGCGTGAGGAGCAAGATGATCTACGCCAGCTCCAAGGAGAGGTTCAAGCGGGAGCTGGACGGCATTCAGGTGGAGCTCCAGGCCACCGATTCCGCCGAGGTTGGCCTTGACGTGATCCAGGGCCGTGCAAACTGA